The genomic window ACCGAAGCTGCACAACCCGATCCGTTCGCCTACCCACACTTCAATGCGTTCTTCACACGCAAGCTGCGCCCTGATGCCCGCCGTGCGGATCTGTCTCCCGCCGCCTTGCTTTCGCCGGCAGATGGACGCATCAGCCAAGCGGGCCCTATCGTCGACGGACGCATATTCCAGGCCAAAGGCCAGTCCTACACCGCCGCCGAATTACTGGGTGACGAAGCCGCCGCCACGCCGTATCGCAATGGCCGTTTCGTCACCATCTACCTCTCGCCACGCGACTACCACCGTGTGCACATGCCCCTGCGCGGCGAGCTGAAGGAAACGGTGCATATACCGGGCCGGATCTTCAGCGTGGCTCCGTTTGCGGTGGAGGCGATCCCGCGTCTGTTCGCGCGCAACGAGCGATTGGTCTGTCACTTCGACAGCGAACGCGGGCCGTTCGCCGTCGTCATGGTGGGTGCGATCCTGGTGTCCTCGGTGGCGACCGTGTGGGATGGATTGGTGATTCCACCCTATGCACCATCGATTCGCCGCAAGTCGTTTACAGGACAAAACATCTCGCTGGAACGCTTCAGCGAGATGGCGCGCTTCAACATGGGCTCCACCGTGATCATGCTGCTGCCCGAAGGCACCGCAGATCTGGATGACTTGATACCGCAGCAGGCGATCAAAGTTGGACAGCGATTAGGTGAACTGCATCACACTTAGTTCGTCAAAGCAGCTTCTTCGCTTAGCCCAGAGCGCCGAACTCTGACGCACATCGTCATTTTGTGACGTTTTCGGCGCAACCGTCTTGGACGGGCCGCTATCCTCCGCGCCTAACCCGCGCAGTCGTGCGGCACTGTCCAACGAGGGGTCTTATGCAGATCGTCACCCGCCTGATCGCGATGACTCGCGCCCGGCAGTTGCAGCGCCAGTTCCAGCAGATTGAACGCAGCATCGCTTCGTTGCCCGCACGCACGCGTTCGCGTCTGGCCATCATGACGCTGCGGGAAATCGGCCAAGCCTCCAAGTGCGAATTCCCCCACCTGTACAGCACCGCGCCGGACCAGCGCTACGCACCATGGGGCCAGGGCACGGAAATCGGCTTCAGCCGCGCGCAATCGGAAAACCCCGAAGTTGCCCTGCGTGGCATCGCGCTATGGCTCGCCGTGGCCTATCACGAAACCAAGGAAACCCCGCATACCAGCCTGCAACCACAGCATCGCCAGTTGCTGCGCGTATTGCGCGAACTGCGCGATGCCGGCAGTGAGCCGGCAGATGCCACGACGCAGTGGATGCGTTCCGGAGCCGCGGCGTAACAGCAGCCCCAGACTTGCGTCTCGACACGACCGCAGGGACGAGAAACGAGTAGCGAGGGCGTCAACGCCCAGACCTCCTCCTCACAGAAGGAACGGTACTTGACGAGGCGACTTTGTAGCGGGCTCCAGGCGGCCGGCTATTAGGGGAGCACCCTCGCTGCTCGTCTCTCGTCCTCGCAACCCACGTTGGGTCTCGCTGACCCAACGCGGCGACATCGCTAACGGCAGCTCGGCAGCTTCAGCACCTGCCCAACCTTCACATGATTGAACTTGAGGTTGTTCATGCGCGCCACCTGGGTTTCGCTCGAACAACTGACGTGGTTGCGCACAATGCTGCCGAGCGTATCGCCACGCCGGACGGTGTAGCGCACCACGGGATCGACCGCAGCCGGCGGCGGATCGGGGAATACCGGCACCACAGCGTTATGCAAGTCTGCCGCGAGAATCGGCCAGGGGCCGTTGACGCAACGCACCGCATACACCTGTTCCAGCGATTTGGGCACCTGCAGCGCTGTGCCGACAGGCTGTTCCTGTTGCGGATCGAGCTTCGGATTGAGATTGCGCAGGGTGCGGAACCAGCCGTCAGGCATGTCGTTGGCCGATCCCAGGCAAACTGTCAGCTCGGAAATTGACGCCGTACGCTTCAACGTAACGGTGCTGGTCAAGCCATCGACTTTCGGGAAGCGCAGGTTGTAGCTGTCCGGATGCAGGAACAACCACGCGGCCGCCAGCACAGACGGCACGTAATCGCGCGTTTCCTGCGAGACCTGGCCGTAGATGCGCGGATCGTAGAAGCTCACCGACGTGTCATCGCCGACCAGACGCTTCATGCGCCCTTCTCCGCCGTTGTAGGCGGCCAGGGTGAGTTCGAGGTTGTCGTTGAACACCTTCAGCTGTTCGTCCATGTATTCGGCGTTGGCGCGCGCCGATTCGGAGGGATCGAAGCGGGTGTCAAAACCATCCTGATCGCTCAGGCCAAAACGCAAACCGGTGGCATACATGAATTGCAGCGGGCCCGCCGCGCCGGAACGCGACACAGCGTGGACCTTGCCGCCCGACTCCTTGGCCAGGATGCCGAACAGCAGCGCCTCGGGCAGTCCTTCCTGCTGGTACTTCGGCCACATCTCCTGGCGCAGGTATTGATAGTTCACGTACGCGTCCATCAGGTTGCCGCGCCATTGCGTCAACCACATCTCCAGTGCGGCTTTGACCGGTCCGTTCATCGCTATCAGCTCGGACAGCTGGTGGCCGCGCAGCAAGGTCACGCTGCGCTGAACCTCGGGCACGCTGCCAGCAGCGCCTGCCTGCCCGGCTGCCACGGGAACGGAGGATGTCTCGCCGGTATCTTCTTCACCTTCGCCTGGCGTTTCGTCACCAATAAAGCTGCCATCCTTCAAGCGCAGCAGGTGATCAAACACCGAGAAGAAGCGCTGCGGATCGCAACCCGGCGTGTTGCCGCAACGCGCCGACGCGTCCTTGAGCTGATCAAGTGCACCATCCAGGGTTTTCTGAGCCGCCTGCATATCGCCAGCGCGAGTCTGCTGCAGCGCCGTCTCGTAATTCTGGCTGGCCTGGTCGAGCTGGCTATAGAGTGCATTGACTGAAGCCGGCTCGGGCTTGGCCGCCTTGCTCCCCGACGCGCACGCCGCCAATTGCGCAAGCCCCGCGGCTATCAGAACCAGACGAAGGGATCGGGCAGCGGGACGATTCAGCATATCGGCAATACACCTGCAATGAAGGCGCAACCATAACGGGCAGCGCGGCCAGACTCAAACAACTTCTTTCGGCGCCGCTACAATGCGTCACCGGACGACACCTTTCGCGCCAACGTCCCGACACGTCTCTCGTCCCACACCGAAATCTCATTCATTTCGCAGCAAACGGCCTCTCGCATCACCATGACCCGCTGGCGTCCACCCGCTCCACGCTCCACCGCCATCATCACGCGCGAGGGCTTCGAAAAGCTCAAGAGTGAGCTGGACCACCTGTGGCACACACTGCGCCCGGAAGTGGTGAAAGCACTCGCCGCCGCCGCGGCTGAAGGCGACCGCTCGGAGAACGCGGAGTACACCTATCGCAAGAAGCAACTTGGCGAGATCGATCGTCGCGTGCGCTACCTCAGCAAGCGCATTCCCTCGTTGAAGGTGGCCGAAGGCGCGCCCTCCGATCGCGGGACAGTGTTTTTCGGCGCCGTGATCGAGCTGGAAAATATCGACAGCGGCGACACGCTGCGCTATCGCATCGTCGGTCCAGACGAAACGGACGCCAAACGCGGCTGGATCAGCATCGACTCCCCGCTGGCCCTCGCCGTGATGAAGAAAAAGCTGGACGACGAGTTCGAGGCCGAACTGCCCAGCGGGCGGACCCGTTTCGCCGTGATTGCCGTCGAATACCCCGAATAAGCACCGCTCCGCTTCCCGCACCCACCCATCCGTTTCTTGCGCGAACCCTTCGCCGGGTGTCAACCAACCCCGTTTCGACACGTTTCTGTCTCGAAACTTACACGTTGGCGCCTCGCACGGGGAAGCGGTTCCGTAAATGTCAGCCCATCCACAACGTCCCAGGGCATTGCTCATCCTGGGTATGCATCGCAGCGGAACGTCCGCTGTCACGCGCGTCGTCAATCTGCTTGGCGCCAATATCGGTAAAAACATCCTGCTGCCTGGACATGGCAACTCGGAAGGCTTCTGGGAGCACTTCGAAGCCGTCCATGTCGATCACGATATGCTGCTGGCATTCGGGCACACCTGGTTCGACATTCGGCGTCTGCCTGCGGATTGGCAGCAACAAGCCGCCGGCCGGGAAGCGCTTGAGCGCATCAAGGGCATTATTCAAAAAGAATTCGTCGGTCAGCCGCTGGTGGCGATCAAAGATCCACGCATGTGCCTGACCGCACCGCTGTGGATCGAGGCGTTCGAAGCCGCTGGCTTCGAGGTGCAGTGTTTGTTCGTAGTGCGCGACCCCAGGGAAGTGGCCGATTCACTGCAGGCGCGCGAAAAATGGCCGCGCGAGCCGATCTTCCTGCTGTGGGCGCACTACATGATGGAAGCCATGCTGGCGACCCGTCAGTGCAAACGTTCACTGATCACCTACGATCAATTGCTCGATGACTGGCGTGGCACCCTGCACCGCGTCACCAGCGAGCTGCAACTAGCGTGGCCACGCGGCGAGGATGCGACAGCATCCGATATTGATGCTTTCCTGCACAAAGGCCACCGCCACCACACCGCGGCAGGCGACATCGGCGCCAAAGACTCCGCCAAGGATATGCCGCCCTTTGTGGCGGAGTTCTACGCAGACTGCCTTGCTGTGGCCAATGGCCACGACGATTGGAGCAAACTGGACGAAGCCGCCCTCACCTTGCGCAAGATCTCGGATCTTTTCACGCCCCATCTGGACAATTTAGCGACCCAGCACGAGGTTGCGCAAAATCAGCTGACAGCAAAAGTACAGGCGTTCGAGAATCTGTTGAAGACCATCGTCTCAAACATTCAGCCGAAGTCCTGAGTGCGATATCGGCAAACATCATCCCCGTCATCTTTGCCCCTGCTGCACTTCGATCGCGCAGCCAACATCGCTATCGAGCGACCAC from Dyella caseinilytica includes these protein-coding regions:
- the asd gene encoding archaetidylserine decarboxylase (Phosphatidylserine decarboxylase is synthesized as a single chain precursor. Generation of the pyruvoyl active site from a Ser is coupled to cleavage of a Gly-Ser bond between the larger (beta) and smaller (alpha chains). It is an integral membrane protein.) translates to MTFKVFLQYILPHRALSRVVYWATRWTLTPWKNFLIGQIVRRYQVDMTEAAQPDPFAYPHFNAFFTRKLRPDARRADLSPAALLSPADGRISQAGPIVDGRIFQAKGQSYTAAELLGDEAAATPYRNGRFVTIYLSPRDYHRVHMPLRGELKETVHIPGRIFSVAPFAVEAIPRLFARNERLVCHFDSERGPFAVVMVGAILVSSVATVWDGLVIPPYAPSIRRKSFTGQNISLERFSEMARFNMGSTVIMLLPEGTADLDDLIPQQAIKVGQRLGELHHT
- a CDS encoding transglycosylase SLT domain-containing protein, producing MLNRPAARSLRLVLIAAGLAQLAACASGSKAAKPEPASVNALYSQLDQASQNYETALQQTRAGDMQAAQKTLDGALDQLKDASARCGNTPGCDPQRFFSVFDHLLRLKDGSFIGDETPGEGEEDTGETSSVPVAAGQAGAAGSVPEVQRSVTLLRGHQLSELIAMNGPVKAALEMWLTQWRGNLMDAYVNYQYLRQEMWPKYQQEGLPEALLFGILAKESGGKVHAVSRSGAAGPLQFMYATGLRFGLSDQDGFDTRFDPSESARANAEYMDEQLKVFNDNLELTLAAYNGGEGRMKRLVGDDTSVSFYDPRIYGQVSQETRDYVPSVLAAAWLFLHPDSYNLRFPKVDGLTSTVTLKRTASISELTVCLGSANDMPDGWFRTLRNLNPKLDPQQEQPVGTALQVPKSLEQVYAVRCVNGPWPILAADLHNAVVPVFPDPPPAAVDPVVRYTVRRGDTLGSIVRNHVSCSSETQVARMNNLKFNHVKVGQVLKLPSCR
- the greB gene encoding transcription elongation factor GreB produces the protein MTRWRPPAPRSTAIITREGFEKLKSELDHLWHTLRPEVVKALAAAAAEGDRSENAEYTYRKKQLGEIDRRVRYLSKRIPSLKVAEGAPSDRGTVFFGAVIELENIDSGDTLRYRIVGPDETDAKRGWISIDSPLALAVMKKKLDDEFEAELPSGRTRFAVIAVEYPE
- a CDS encoding sulfotransferase family protein, producing MSAHPQRPRALLILGMHRSGTSAVTRVVNLLGANIGKNILLPGHGNSEGFWEHFEAVHVDHDMLLAFGHTWFDIRRLPADWQQQAAGREALERIKGIIQKEFVGQPLVAIKDPRMCLTAPLWIEAFEAAGFEVQCLFVVRDPREVADSLQAREKWPREPIFLLWAHYMMEAMLATRQCKRSLITYDQLLDDWRGTLHRVTSELQLAWPRGEDATASDIDAFLHKGHRHHTAAGDIGAKDSAKDMPPFVAEFYADCLAVANGHDDWSKLDEAALTLRKISDLFTPHLDNLATQHEVAQNQLTAKVQAFENLLKTIVSNIQPKS